One Brassica napus cultivar Da-Ae chromosome A1, Da-Ae, whole genome shotgun sequence genomic region harbors:
- the LOC125577440 gene encoding ABC transporter G family member 29: METMSRSLSKSSGEVLTSSSNHFSRRSGSIDDHDEETLTWAALEKLPTFTRLRTTIIQPHELVDVTKLGVGDRQKFIDSVFKVTDEDNEKFLKKFRSRIDRVGIKLPTVEVRFEKLTIEADCHIGKRALPTLPNVALNIAERGLRLFGLNFAKTTKLIILREASGIMKPSRMTLLLGPPSSGKTTLLLALAGKLDPSLKVTGRVTYNGYGLEEIVPQKTSAYISQNDVHIGVMTVQETLDFSARCQGIGTRYDLLSELVRREKDAGILPEPEVDLFMKSIAAGNVKSSLITDYTLKILGLDLCKDTMVGDEMTRGISGGQKKRVTTGEMIVGPTKTLFMDEISTGLDSSTTYQIVKCFQEVVRFTDATVLMSLLQPAPETFELFDDIILLSEGQIVYQGPRDHVLSFFEACGFKCPDRKGTADFLQEVTSRKDQEQYWADTTKPYIYIPVSEFSKQSKTFHVGANLENELSVPYDRFKSHPASLVFNKHSVPKSDLFKICWDRELLLIKRNAFFYVFKTVQIIIMALITSTVYLRTGMGTKDENDGAVYIGALIFSMIANMFNGFAELSLMIQRLPVFYKQRDLLFHPPWTFTLPAFLLSIPVTIFESVVWVSITYYLIGFAPEFIRYVKHLLVIFLTQQMAGSIFRFTAATCRSMILANTGGSLVILLLFLLGGFIIPRGEIPIWWKWAYWVSPMAYTYDALTVNEMLAPRWMNQHSSDNSTKLGLAVLEMFDAFTDPNWYWIGVGGILGFTILFNILVTLALAFLNPLEKPQAIVTKEKTEEIRAVSGSESEISYAKRGMVLPFTPYTMSFDNVNYYVDMPKEMKEEEGAKDKLQLLREVTGVFRPGVLTALMGVSGAGKTTLMDVLAGRKTGGYIEGDIRISGFPKRQETFARISGYCEQNDIHSPQVTVRESLIYSAFLRLPKEITKDEKMRFVDQVMELVELKSLKDAIVGLPGITGLSTEQRKRLTIAVELVANPSIIFMDEPTSGLDARAAAIVMRTVRNTVDTGRTVVCTIHQPSIDIFEAFDELLLMKRGGQVIYAGPLGQNSHNIIEYFQAIHGVQKIKEKYNPATWMLEVSSMAAEAKLEIDFAEHYKTSLLYEQNKKLVKELSTPPQGEKDLYFSTQFSQSLLGQFKSCLWKQWITYWRTPDYNLARFFFALVAALMVGSIFWKVGTKRDNANDLTKVIGAMYAAVLFVGVNNSTSVQPLVAVERTVFYRERAAKMYSVLPYALAQVVCEVPYVLFQTTYYTLIVYTMLCFEWTMVKFFWFFFVSFVSFLYFTYYGMMAVAITPNQQVAAVFAGAFYGLFNLFSGFLIPRPRIPKWWVWYYWICPVAWTVYGLIVSQYGDVEDTIKVPGMMNDPTIKWYIKNHYGYDPNFMSSIAAVLVGFTVFFAFMFAFGIKMLNFQQR, from the exons ATGGAGACCATGTCGAGAAGCCTAAGCAAGAGCTCAGGAGAGGTGTTAACGAGCAGTAGTAACCATTTTTCAAGGAGAAGCGGTTCAATTGATGATCATGACGAGGAAACTCTTACATGGGCTGCTCTTGAGAAACTTCCAACCTTCACTCGTCTTCGTACCACTATCATCCAACCTCATGAACTCGTCGACGTCACCAAGCTAGGCGTTGGTGATCGTCAGAAGTTCATCGATTCTGTCTTTAAAGTCACCGATGAAGATAACGAGAAGTTCTTGAAAAAGTTTAGGAGCCGAATCGATAG GGTGGGGATAAAGCTACCGACCGTGGAGGTGAGATTCGAGAAATTGACCATAGAGGCGGATTGTCACATCGGGAAAAGAGCTCTTCCGACGTTACCTAATGTTGCCTTAAACATTGCAGAGAGAGGCCTTCGTTTATTTGGTTTAAACTTTGCAAAAACCACTAAACTCATTATTCTTAGAGAAGCTTCTGGTATCATGAAACCCTCAAG AATGACACTTTTATTAGGTCCACCATCATCAGGGAAAACAACTCTTTTGTTAGCGTTAGCAGGAAAACTGGACCCAAGCTTAAAG GTGACAGGGAGAGTAACATACAATGGATATGGATTAGAAGAGATTGTGCCACAGAAAACGTCAGCTTACATAAGCCAAAACGATGTTCATATTGGTGTCATGACTGTCCAAGAGACTCTTGATTTTTCTGCTAGGTGCCAAGGCATTGGCACTAGATACG ATTTGTTAAGTGAGTTGGTGAGGAGAGAGAAGGACGCAGGGATCTTGCCCGAACCAGAAGTAGATCTATTCATGAAGTCCATCGCAGCTGGGAATGTCAAGAGCAGTCTCATCACAGACTACACTCTCAAA ATATTAGGGCTTGACTTATGCAAAGATACGATGGTCGGAGACGAAATGACACGAGGAATTTCAGGTGGTCAAAAGAAAAGAGTCACAACAG GAGAAATGATAGTGGGACCAACAAAGACATTGTTCATGGACGAGATATCGACAGGTCTAGACAGTTCAACAACATACCAAATAGTGAAATGCTTTCAAGAAGTTGTTCGGTTCACGGACGCAACGGTTTTAATGTCATTGTTACAACCAGCTCCTGAAACATTTGAGCTATTTGACGACATCATTCTATTGTCAGAAGGCCAGATCGTGTACCAAGGTCCACGTGACCATGTTCTTTCCTTCTTTGAGGCTTGTGGTTTCAAGTGTCCCGACCGGAAAGGCACCGCCGATTTCTTGCAAGAG GTAACTTCAAGGAAAGACCAAGAACAGTATTGGGCAGACACGACAAAACCATACATATACATTCCTGTCTCCGAATTCTCCAAACAGTCCAAAACCTTCCATGTCGGTGCCAATCTTGAAAACGAACTATCCGTCCCTTACGACAGATTCAAATCACATCCAGCTTCTCTCGTATTCAACAAACACTCTGTCCCCAAATCTGACCTCTTCAAGATCTGTTGGGACAGAGAACTGCTTCTCATAAAACGCAACGCTTTCTTCTACGTTTTCAAGACTGTTCAGATCATTATAATGGCCTTGATCACGTCAACGGTGTACCTGAGGACAGGTATGGGCACAAAGGACGAGAATGACGGAGCCGTCTACATCGGTGCATTGATATTCTCTATGATTGCTAACATGTTCAATGGATTCGCGGAGCTTTCTTTGATGATTCAAAGACTTCCCGTGTTCTACAAGCAACGAGACCTTTTGTTTCACCCTCCTTGGACCTTCACTCTCCCGGCATTTCTCTTGAGCATTCCTGTCACCATCTTTGAATCTGTTGTTTGGGTCAGCATCACGTATTACTTGATCGGATTTGCTCCAGAATTCATCAG ATACGTGAAGCATTTACTGGTGATATTTCTTACACAACAAATGGCTGGTAGTATTTTTAGATTCACTGCGGCAACTTGCAGATCTATGATACTTGCTAATACAGGAGGATCTCTAGTTATTCTACTCCTCTTCTTGCTAGGAGGGTTCATTATTCCCAGag GTGAGATTCCTATATGGTGGAAATGGGCTTATTGGGTTTCACCTATGGCTTACACTTATGATGCTTTAACTGTTAATGAGATGCTTGCTCCTAGATGGATGAATCAACAT TCTTCTGATAACTCCACGAAGTTAGGGTTGGCTGTTCTTGAGATGTTCGATGCTTTCACGGATCCAAACTGGTACTGGATCGGTGTAGGAGGCATCCTTGGGTTTACGATTCTGTTTAACATCCTAGTCACCCTGGCTCTTGCATTCCTAAACC CACTTGAGAAGCCGCAAGCCATCGTTACTAAAGAGAAAACAGAGGAAATCAGAGCAGTGAGTGGCTCAGAAAGTGAAATCAGTTACGCGAAAAGAGGAATGGTTCTGCCTTTTACTCCTTACACAATGTCCTTTGACAATGTCAACTACTACGTAGACATGCCTAAG gaaatgaaagaagaagaaggtgccAAGGATAAGCTTCAGCTTCTAAGGGAAGTAACAGGGGTGTTTAGGCCAGGGGTATTAACAGCTCTTATGGGAGTAAGTGGAGCTGGTAAAACCACTTTAATGGATGTTTTGGCTGGTAGAAAGACCGGTGGTTATATCGAAGGAGACATTAGAATCTCTGGTTTCCCTAAAAGACAAGAAACTTTTGCAAGAATCTCAGGTTACTGTGAACAGAACGACATCCATTCGCCGCAAGTCACGGTTAGAGAGTCCCTCATCTACTCAGCCTTCCTTCGTCTCCCAAAAGAAATCACCAAAGATGAGAAAATG AGATTTGTGGACCAAGTGATGGAGTTAGTAGAGCTAAAGAGCCTAAAAGACGCGATAGTAGGGCTCCCAGGGATCACAGGGCTATCAACAGAACAGAGGAAGAGACTTACCATCGCAGTGGAGCTAGTGGCGAATCCATCCATAATCTTCATGGATGAGCCAACTTCAGGGCTTGATGCTAGGGCTGCAGCTATTGTGATGAGGACGGTAAGGAACACGGTTGACACAGGTAGAACTGTTGTCTGCACAATCCACCAGCCTAGCATTGATATCTTTGAAGCTTTTGATGAGCTTCTGCTTATGAAGAGAGGTGGACAAGTGATTTATGCTGGTCCTTTAGGCCAAAACTCCCACAATATTATTGAATATTTCCAG GCAATTCATGGAGTTCAGAAAATTAAAGAGAAATATAATCCGGCTACATGGATGCTAGAAGTGAGCTCAATGGCTGCAGAAGCTAAGCTTGAGATAGATTTTGCTGAGCATTACAAAACATCACTATTATATGA ACAAAACAAGAAGCTTGTTAAGGAACTAAGCACACCACCACAAGGAGAAAAAGATCTATACTTCTCTACACAGTTCTCACAATCTTTGTTAGGACAATTCAAGTCTTGTCTGTGGAAACAGTGGATAACTTACTGGAGAACTCCAGATTACAATCTAGCCAGATTTTTCTTTGCATTGGTTGCAGCTCTCATGGTTGGATCAATTTTCTGGAAAGTTGGTACAAAAAG GGACAATGCGAATGATCTTACAAAGGTTATTGGAGCGATGTATGCTGCGGTTTTATTCGTGGGAGTAAATAACTCCACATCTGTCCAACCGCTCGTAGCCGTTGAACGAACTGTGTTCTATAGAGAGAGAGCTGCTAAAATGTACTCTGTCTTACCCTATGCCCTAGCACAG GTGGTCTGTGAAGTGCCGTATGTACTGTTCCAAACTACGTATTATACGTTGATTGTATACACAATGTTGTGTTTCGAATGGACAATGGTcaaattcttttggtttttcttcGTATCATTCGTCTCCTTCCTCTACTTCACATACTACGGGATGATGGCTGTCGCCATCACCCCTAATCAGCAAGTCGCTGCTGTTTTCGCAGGAGCTTTCTACGGTCTTTTCAACCTATTTTCCGGTTTCCTCATCCCTAGACCG AGAATCCCGAAATGGTGGGTATGGTACTACTGGATCTGTCCAGTAGCTTGGACTGTGTATGGATTGATTGTTTCACAGTACGGTGATGTAGAAGACACGATTAAAGTTCCGGGTATGATGAATGATCCGACGATAAAATGGTATATTAAGAATCATTACGGGTACGACCCGAATTTTATGAGCTCAATTGCTGCTGTCTTAGTGGGCTTCACTGTCTTTTTCGCTTTCATGTTTGCCTTCGGCATTAAAATGTTAAACTTCCAACAAAGATAG
- the LOC125577468 gene encoding putative defensin-like protein 233 has translation MKGATLVMVSCVFICFILSHGKDGDCWDEIPFPGKCSKNGKKECFKEMLSKNITRRFVRCNCINWEPDKSGEEGHNVKHSHEHTEHQHICQCLRVVAGDCLPYGKA, from the exons atGAAGGGTGCTACTTTGGTTATGGTATCTTGTGTTTTCATATGTTTCATTCTGAGTCATGGTAAAG ACGGGGACTGTTGGGATGAAATCCCATTCCCTGGAAAATGCAGCAAAAATGGAAAAAAGGAATGCTTCAAAGAAATGCTTTCGAAGAACATTACAAGACGCTTTGTTCGCTGCAACTGTATAAACTGGGAACCTGACAAATCAGGTGAGGAAGGACATAACGTAAAACATAGTCATGAGCATACAGAGCATCAACATATCTGCCAATGTCTCAGAGTTGTTGCCGGTGATTGTTTGCCATACGGAAAAGCGTAA
- the LOC125577452 gene encoding photosynthetic NDH subunit of subcomplex B 3, chloroplastic-like produces the protein MGSVQLNGSGLVASLSQNHIFSHKTKLSNPESSFLRSKHNASRAKTIRAISTAPASQPPVADEPNDEPPAMDFAFVHSVLLPDGTPDVHWRRACGGQKLRDIMLDSNIELYGPYSKPLSNCAGVGTCATCMVEIVNGKELLNPRTDIEKEKLKRKPKNWRLACQTNVGYPDSTGLVVIQQLPEWKAHEWNIPKNVAIDDPDSSA, from the exons ATGGGAAGTGTACAGTTGAATGGTTCAGGCTTAGTAGCTTCTCTATCTCAAAATCATATCTTTAGCCACAAAACCAAACTTAGTAACCCCGAGTCGTCCTTCTTACGTTCAAAACACAATGCCAGCAGAGCCAAAACTATCCGAGCCATAAGCACCGCACCAGCAAGCCAGCCTCCAGTCGCAGATGAGCCGAATGATGAACCTCCTGCTATGGATTTTGCGTTCGTCCAT tcGGTGTTGCTACCTGACGGGACACCGGACGTGCATTGGAGAAGAGCGTGCGGTGGACAGAAACTTAGAGACATAATGTTGGATTCTAACATCGAACTCTATGGTCCTTAT AGTAAGCCCTTGTCAAACTGCGCAGGAGTAGGAACCTGCGCTACTTGCATGGTCGAG ATTGTAAATGGAAAGGAGCTTCTCAACCCACGAACTGACATTGAAAAGGAGAAACTAAAAAGG AAACCAAAAAATTGGAGACTAGCTTGTCAAACCAACGTGGGATATCCAGATTCAACCGGATtg GTCGTCATACAACAATTGCCAGAGTGGAAAGCTCATGAATGGAATATCCCTAAGAATGTAGCTATTGATGATCCCGATAGCTCTGCGTAA
- the LOC106428943 gene encoding aquaporin TIP2-1 — protein sequence MAAVAFGSFDDSFSLASLRAYLAEFISTLLFVFAGVGSAIAYAKLTSDAALDTPGLVAIAVCHGFALFVAVAIGANISGGHVNPAVTFGLALGGQITLITGVFYWIAQLLGSTAACFLLKFVTGGLAVPTHSVAAGVGAIEGVVMEIIITFALVYTVYATAADPKKGSLGTIAPLAIGLIVGANILAAGPFSGGSMNPARSFGPAVAAGDFSGHWVYWVGPLIGGGLAGLVYGNVFMPSSEHVPLASEF from the exons ATGGCGGCAGTTGCCTTTGGTTCTTTTGATGATTCTTTCAGCTTGGCTTCTCTAAGAGCTTACCTCGCTGAGTTCATCTCCACTTTGCTCTTTGTCTTCGCTGGTGTTGGTTCCGCCATTGCCTACG CGAAACTGACGTCTGATGCGGCTCTTGATACGCCGGGACTTGTCGCCATCGCTGTGTGCCATGGTTTCGCTCTCTTCGTGGCGGTTGCAATCGGAGCCAACATCTCCGGTGGCCACGTGAACCCAGCCGTCACTTTTGGCCTTGCTCTCGGTGGTCAAATCACACTCATTACCGGAGTTTTCTATTGGATCGCTCAGCTTCTCGGCTCCACCGCCGCTTGCTTCCTTCTTAAGTTCGTTACCGGTGGCTTG GCGGTTCCAACACACAGCGTTGCGGCTGGAGTAGGAGCCATTGAAGGAGTAGTGATGGAGATCATCATCACCTTCGCTTTGGTCTACACAGTCTATGCCACCGCCGCTGATCCCAAGAAAGGTTCTCTTGGAACCATTGCTCCTCTGGCCATTGGTCTTATCGTTGGTGCCAACATCCTCGCCGCTGGTCCATTCTCAGGTGGATCCATGAACCCAGCACGTTCCTTTGGACCAGCTGTTGCAGCTGGAGACTTCTCTGGTCACTGGGTCTACTGGGTGGGACCACTCATCGGTGGTGGACTCGCTGGACTTGTTTACGGAAATGTCTTCATGCCTTCTTCAGAACATGTTCCTCTTGCCTCTGAATTCTAA